The proteins below are encoded in one region of Deltaproteobacteria bacterium CG2_30_66_27:
- a CDS encoding formate and nitrite transporter: MANHVKAGDTTGKDVHPEKRGGIAPGEITDVLTPPEMMSSTIEAAVAKSNYSALLIFVKSFLCTGFLGYATAFSFLAVAQGMPQFVSGLLFPVGYVMVAILGLEMATGNFSVMGMGVVAGRIRVGELLNNWGLTLLGNLIGGVVFAAILWIVITRAGNTAGGGLLGAQLMKVAEHKVAYKELGGTGLLVAFASGILCNWLVSLGPIISLASRSIVGKVVVLWLPFSVFFALGFEHAIVNMFLLPMGIMLGGNYSVADWWMWNQIPVTLGNITAALVFNSGLLYFASKPKIARLTPEGAGGEYKTG; this comes from the coding sequence ATGGCGAATCATGTGAAGGCAGGCGATACGACGGGAAAGGACGTACATCCGGAGAAAAGGGGGGGCATCGCCCCGGGCGAGATCACCGATGTCCTCACGCCGCCCGAGATGATGTCCTCCACCATCGAAGCGGCGGTCGCGAAATCCAACTATTCCGCCCTGCTGATCTTCGTGAAATCCTTCCTCTGCACCGGATTCCTCGGATATGCCACCGCGTTCTCGTTCCTCGCCGTGGCCCAGGGGATGCCCCAATTCGTTTCCGGACTCCTCTTCCCGGTCGGATACGTGATGGTCGCGATCCTGGGGCTGGAGATGGCCACCGGAAATTTCTCGGTCATGGGCATGGGTGTCGTCGCCGGGCGAATCCGGGTGGGCGAACTGCTCAATAATTGGGGGCTGACCCTCCTGGGGAACCTCATCGGCGGCGTCGTATTCGCCGCAATCCTCTGGATCGTCATCACGCGGGCCGGAAATACCGCCGGAGGCGGGCTTCTCGGCGCACAGCTCATGAAGGTGGCCGAACACAAGGTGGCCTACAAGGAACTGGGAGGTACCGGCTTGCTCGTGGCTTTCGCGTCCGGCATTCTATGTAACTGGCTGGTCAGTCTCGGTCCGATCATCTCGCTCGCTTCTCGCTCGATCGTCGGAAAAGTCGTCGTCCTGTGGTTGCCTTTCTCGGTCTTCTTCGCGCTTGGATTCGAGCATGCCATCGTGAATATGTTTCTTCTGCCGATGGGGATCATGCTGGGCGGGAATTACAGTGTGGCCGACTGGTGGATGTGGAACCAGATCCCGGTCACGCTCGGCAATATCACCGCCGCGCTGGTATTCAACAGCGGCCTGCTGTATTTCGCCAGTAAGCCGAAAATCGCGCGGTTGACCCCGGAGGGCGCCGGGGGTGAATATAAGACCGGTTGA
- a CDS encoding MFS transporter encodes MRAEPNAVFTTIGTPAQGLAGATLGFFIGFAAVSLFGPTAKSLKGIMDLGPLEVGFLVAAPSLSGSLLRIPFSAWVDTTGGKKPFLVLLVLSIIGMAGLFLTLLSCYPGRMTHSFYPLILFLGVLCGCGIATFSVGIGQVAYWYPKSRQGTALGTYAGIGNLAPGIFTLLLPFALVTMGLSWSYLAWLAFLAGGTAVYAVIGRNAWYFQLVARGVPVEEAKGTSALRGQEIFPAGNLVDSLLLSGRNWKTWALVAIYFTTFGGFIAMTAWLPVYWASFYSATPILAGTLAGVFSIITSLVRVGGGYLSDRIGGEITGFLALVIMMAGAILMTLSGNFNVSIAAEVLMAIGMGVGNAAVFKLVAQEIPEAVGGAAGWVGGLGAFGGFAIPPLMGIIVQVQGTVGYANGFVVFICLAAISLLLVGVLKRKRAKVTA; translated from the coding sequence ATGAGGGCGGAACCGAACGCGGTCTTCACGACGATCGGAACACCGGCCCAGGGGCTGGCCGGAGCAACCCTCGGATTCTTCATCGGCTTTGCCGCGGTCTCCCTTTTCGGTCCCACCGCGAAGAGTCTCAAGGGCATCATGGACCTTGGCCCCCTCGAGGTCGGTTTTCTCGTGGCCGCCCCCTCCCTTTCGGGATCCCTCCTCAGGATCCCGTTCTCCGCATGGGTCGATACGACCGGAGGGAAGAAGCCCTTCCTGGTCCTCCTCGTGCTCTCCATCATCGGCATGGCCGGGCTGTTCCTGACCCTCCTTTCCTGCTATCCGGGCCGGATGACCCACTCCTTCTACCCGCTGATCCTCTTCCTCGGCGTTTTATGCGGGTGCGGGATCGCCACTTTTTCCGTCGGGATCGGCCAGGTCGCGTACTGGTATCCCAAGTCCCGTCAAGGGACAGCGTTGGGCACGTACGCGGGGATCGGAAACCTCGCACCCGGGATCTTCACGCTCCTGCTCCCCTTTGCACTTGTAACCATGGGACTCTCCTGGTCCTATCTGGCATGGCTTGCCTTCCTTGCCGGGGGGACCGCCGTGTACGCCGTCATTGGCCGGAACGCATGGTATTTCCAGTTGGTTGCACGGGGAGTGCCGGTAGAGGAGGCGAAGGGGACCTCCGCACTCCGTGGCCAGGAGATCTTCCCGGCCGGCAACCTCGTGGACAGCCTGCTCCTCTCGGGGAGGAACTGGAAAACATGGGCTTTGGTGGCGATCTACTTCACGACCTTCGGCGGATTTATCGCCATGACCGCCTGGCTACCCGTTTACTGGGCTTCCTTCTATTCGGCCACACCCATCCTTGCGGGGACGCTTGCCGGCGTCTTCTCGATCATCACCTCCCTCGTTCGGGTCGGCGGCGGGTACCTTTCCGACCGAATCGGTGGAGAGATCACGGGGTTCCTTGCGTTGGTCATCATGATGGCCGGAGCGATCCTGATGACCCTCTCGGGGAACTTCAACGTTTCCATTGCCGCCGAGGTCCTGATGGCCATCGGAATGGGAGTGGGCAACGCGGCTGTCTTCAAACTGGTCGCACAGGAGATCCCCGAGGCGGTAGGCGGCGCCGCGGGGTGGGTAGGGGGGCTCGGAGCGTTCGGGGGATTCGCCATCCCTCCGCTGATGGGAATCATCGTGCAGGTCCAGGGAACCGTGGGCTATGCCAACGGGTTCGTCGTCTTCATCTGCCTGGCGGCGATCTCCCTTCTTCTCGTCGGGGTCCTGAAGCGGAAACGCGCCAAGGTTACGGCGTAA